The stretch of DNA GTTGGGAAGAAACTGAACAGCCGCCGATCCGGCGTCTGCGCAGctgaccagcaccagcacaccTGAGCGCACGGCAGCGCCCTCTGCGGGCAAAGCTCCGCAGGCCGCGCAAGCTTTCGAACGGTTTTTCAAACGTGTAAGCCATAAATAAGCCCATGCCTTGAGCACTCTCCAACCATCTGCAAATGGAACTGGAGTCCAACGCAtggctcatggctcatggCGTGACTGCACTTGAATTGGGCCATTTGCCTTTAAGGccggcctgcctgcccgcctgccagccagcttCTTGGCTAATTGCTGGCCCGATTAATAAAAGTCAATTGCTTGACTTTGCTGCCGTGCCATAAAGTACGTGTAGGCGTTCGCAGCTCGAACTCGTCTCTGGCTCATTGAGAAACATGAAATTTGATGTTATTGGCTTTGTAAGTATTTGGTTAATTTTGACAATGCCGACGGCTGACGGCTTTCGGCTGCCGTCCGCTTCTGTGGCCACTCAAATGCCAGCCCATTCTGAATagcacaaataaattcaaatgaaatctAATTGAACTCGCAAATTGAAAACCCCAAACGAAATCAAAAGCCAAGCCGCACAAACAAACCACCGTACCCGCGACCAGCGAGCAGCACCCAGCGCCTAGCACAGGGTCATTTAGCTGGGCgcaaaatttaatgaaattaccAATTTCAATGTTATTTGGGCAGCAAGCTATGCACGCTCATGTCCGGCTAAGcgccaaacaaaaattgccCCATCAATTGACAGCCAAACAAtggaaagcaacaaaaaagcgaaagtCAATTGGAGCAACGccggtgtggtgtggtgggggtTTGGTGGCAATGCCAAATCCATTTGTCAGCTGCCAATTTCCATCAGTTATCATTGTTAGGGTTAATGGACGAGCTGGCTTTTTAGGCCAGGCATTTATATAGGGCCCgttatttatgtttatccCCGCTTGACACCTCCAAACCTCCGCCAgtgtttctgttttcatttCTCCTTCTGATTTGCGCCACTCAATGGCAATGCACTGCCGTTTGACActgggctctggctttggcacATGGCGACACGCAATTAAGCTAAAAAAtaatcatatttattttcaaattgaattacaaTGTCGAaaataaacatacattttGGGCGTTGTTagcagcacaaaaattaagcaaataaacaacacTTGAAAAGAGCAGAGAATGCGGCagtgaatattttaaatatgctGTTTTAAACACTCGCGGGGAATATTATCATATTATCAttcattaaacaattaaagttAATAGAAGCTTTCATGTGTACAAACTTCTTCTATTtcatttttaagaattttcaAGTAATTTCAAGAGATTGCCATGTACTTATTTTATTCCCCCCATCGCGAATCTCTTGCCTTAGGCATATCcgattaaatatatgtacaaataccTTTATCTTTGTAGCGCACACAAAAGCGGCATATGTCTTAATGCCCAAATAAAagttcaaatatttacttagcCCCAGCAAGCGGCAAGCACACATACTCGAGCTCGTAAGACTAATTTCCATGCGCACAACCTGCTGCTGTCGGCCAGCGTCTGTGGCGGCCCTGGTCGCAGCCACAATTCGGCGCCGACAACTTacaacacagagacagaggctaGAAGCCGTGGCCAATGGGTGAGAGATGCTGTGAGCACGGCCGAAAGCTGAAGCCAAAATTGTTGTCATAGCCGATTGCGTCGGCCCAAAGCGCTCGGCCCACATAGACGCGCGAGACTTGCACGAACAAAATACAGACTCGAAAAACAGTTTACCAGGTGAGAGCGCAGGTTGAACACGTCTCGCGCTAGTCACTGTATCGGTTCCGTGTGGATTTTGGCTGTATGCAACGCGAGTCTCTGCGATCTCTGAGGATTAGGAACAATGAAGCAGACCGATCGGAGCACACAGCCAAATGCAGCTTTTGCCGAAAGCTACGCAGAGACATCGAGCGTGCGGCTCTTGAGAATACCACGTGCTGCCCCCAGCATAGAGAACTACGGGTTCCATCTGACCCGCAGCAAGTGGGATCCCTACCCATGGGTAATAAAAGGAAGCGACAAGCGCGGATCCTATTACGATCTTTAATCCGATATTTTGTTCCCATAAAACAGGTCTGCGAGGTGGCCACGGGCACACCTGCAGCACTATGTGGTCTCCAGACGGGTGACTGTGTTCTTGAGGTAAGATATAATAGGTCTCGCTCGCCACTTTGTAAATCTTCTATGACGtattaatttacatatattgCATGTATGTAAACACTAGACTTTGCCTTTGTCAGCGTTGattgtttgctttaaataGCAGGGCAATAAAGCTTAATTGATTGGCATCTAAAACCTACATTGTAGTTTTATCAGTTGGTTAgtagaaaacagaaaacactcACCCATAGCCCCGAAACAGTTGGTGCATTCAGAACCAGCTTTTTCCGGGACGGGCACTAACAACCATACGTAACATTTCTAGAAGAAAATCGGAAAGATTAATTAGTGATAactaaataatgaaaacaaacaaaacacttgaACGACTTATGTATGCACAGCGACGGCAATAACAGCGCTCCGCTTAACGTGCATGCTGCCTGCTTGAGTTAACATACGCAAACAGTTCTGCATAAAGCAAGCAGTGGAAAGCAGTGCACTgctaagcaagcaagcaagcagttgatttgaacttgaaaatgtaaatgcggacagacaaacaaaaatcgaattaaaataattaaataccTAAaccactactactactactactacttaCTCACACATTTCAGGTCAATGGAGTAGATGTGCTGGGAATGCGAGTCGCAGATGTGGCCACAATAGTTAGAAGCCAAAAGGACTGCGTCACAATCCTCTGCTGGAACAGTGGTTGTGAAAAGGACTGTGATAAGAATGTAAGTAAATCCAATTGAACACTCAAAACCGAAATAATTGTCTGAAACCCACCAGAGCATATGCTGTGCACCCATGCCGACCAGCCTAAGACGGCTCTCCACTGTCCTGGAGAGTATACTGCGCCTGGTCGAGTGCCCCATCTGCAATCTGACCATAACTCCGCCAGCCATGCAATGCCAGAACGGACATGTGCTCTGCGTTGATTGCCGTATTCGGGCCGAGCGCTGTCCCGTCTGTCGGGACTTTTACACGCCGCGTCGGGCCTTGTTGGCCGAACAGATTTACTTGACCATTGCAAATGCCTTTGAGATGTGTCGCTCCGAAGATAAATTGCGACAAAAGCTCTTCGCGGGCATCACCAAAGTCCCAGCCGTGCcgcaaccaacaaaaacacttgCTGACCGAAGCATTTGGCGGAAGCGGAGGCCGCTGCTGCCAACGCATAAATTTCTAACCAGGCTGCTGGACGGTCGCAGCGACCCGCTGGAGAATCTCTTCGAGTCCAAtgctgccacactgctgcGCACAAATTTCACAGACAACTTCAATGCCTCCAATGAAACGATACAATCAGCAGGGCCGACAGGGCCGACAGAGCCGACAGAGACACCCAGTGCCACAATGGCGAGGACGACAACAATGCATCCTTCACATGATGAAATTTCGGGGCATCTTTCACTCTCAACAAATGATTTACGGCATGCAACAGTTAAGCTGAAAGGGCAGCCCAATGGAGAGAGTAATGTCCAAGCCGAAGACCATGGGGAGCAGGAGTcgggcagcagccacagctccatctccatctccatctgctcTTTGCCAACTCGTCCGCAGTCCGACAGTCTGCTGTTCATAGGAAAGAGTCGGCCCTCGGCCCAAAACGAGTACACGCCAGCCAATGTCAATGAATCTTCGAGCACGCTCCAGCTGGCAGCACCACCTTCTGTCACTCTGAGTAAATGTGGCACCGACTTACCATCGGAGGTTGTCCAAACAAAGCCTGCCTCTCTGCTCTACTGCCGTCCGGGCGAGTGCGAATGCGAGTGCGCGTGCACCTTGCGTTTCGATGATgaactgaagctggagctggagcaggacaaggatcagcagaagcaaaagcaaaagcatcaGCGGGAGAACTGCTGCTACAAATCCGCTTTTCGTCTGCTTTGAACATTCAGTTGCCGCCAGGCAACTTAATCAACGGACATGCTCTTATCAGTGGGaaattttcttttggcattttcctttttgtttgttggtgtttttgttcttgtgtactaattaaattaaacgcCAGTTGCTTTGCCAAAGTTGCTTATCACCCGAGCAGACCAGACCATTGGTCCCCCATTGGTAAAGGGCAGGGACATCTGCAAAAGAAATCTATGGGAGAGGAGGGAAGGAGCGCTGACAAAGTCCGAGGATGCAAAGAAGGCTGGTGCATTGCATCCTCCACTCGATGCCAGTCAACCAGCGAGAACTTGGCGATGAAGATTTCTAATTTAATCACTTCTGAACGCTTCAATGATTTTGTGTCATTTGGCGTGGCTCGATAATGAAGTTTGCCATGGTCCATGGTCCTTGGTCCAACTTTGATGGACGGGCGACAATGGAGTCCATTTGTGCGAATATAAAAGATGTTCCTTGCACTGCAAGTTATTATTGCCTGCAAGCACCCGTCCGCCGAGGCTGGTCAATCAAGAGTGAAGCGCGTAATAAGCTTTACTTATCATTAAGCCGAACAGACTGGCCACTGTCCCGGGGCAGCCATAATGACAGCCGCAGAGGGACAGCCATTATGTCGgccatttaccatttaatATCGatgcaaggcaaggcaaggcgtTGCTCGAAGGCAAGATGTCAGCTTGGAGTAAACAACGCCAACAGCAGGCATCCATCCTAGTCCTCTCGCCGTTCCGGACAACCGCACTGCTGGTAGTTGCAGCAGAACCCCCCGCTGCCTGCTTGGATTGCTATGAAAATGTCATCAAAACCGGAAGTGGCAGTTTAATTTAAGCgcgttaattgaattttattttctgccaTGTTGATCGCCCTGACAAGGCCCAGGAGCCGACCCAAGCCAGAGCCCtgagccagtgccagagccagtggcagagccGAGGCCGAAGCCGGACCGGGCATCCGGGCAACCGGGCATCCGGGTGGGATGCGGAAAttgatttgctgctgttgcattgtGTGGACGCCGGGCCATATCCCGTGGCGTCGTCACTGGCCGTCACCGTCACCTGGCCTCGGCAAACTTTAATTACAAACTTCTATGCCACATTATGCGGCAGTCAGCAGCTGTAGGagggttttgttgttgtcggaAATCTGTTTAaattgctgttattgttgccagTCTTtatacactctctctctctctctctatttctgcCTTCTCCGTGGCTCTTCGTGTGCGTGTTTCtccgtgtatgtgtgtgtgtgtgtcgtacACTttctaattgcatttcattatcTATTCGAAATTACAGCGATTTCGAGGGTCGCCAATGATATTGGTAGCAATGATAATGGAACTGGAACaagtgctcctcctccacgtGAATGGCTGCTGCGGTGTGCAGTGCAATTAATTTCTACTtgtgaacaaaaataaatctgaAGGTAAAGCagttgaggctgctgctgctgttgctgcttctactgcttCCTCTACTGCTTGCACAATTCGCAATGGGAAGCCTGAAGGAGTCTCATccatttggtttttaattaatgtGAAGCACTCATTATCGACGGCAAAATTTTACCTTGGCTGTACAGGACTTGAAGATTGTTAAAGCATTCGGTGCGGGCTCTTCAAAAATTCTGATTTGCATCCTTGGCcgcacaaccacaacagcagcacaggcggaggcagaagcagcacaaaGTCTAAGTTCTTCGCTTGCATAAGAATAAACGGCACTTTGGGGCAAGTTTTGCAGcaatacacaaacaacaagaagaacgagaagagcagagcaggagcaggggcaaCACACTAAGTGGTAATGgccaaaacaataaatttactTTGGAGCAAAATTTcgctgccacacccactcgAGCAGTTGCTGCAATGTTAGGGGTCACGTCAGTGcagcacaccacaccacaccacacggCATATGCGTACCCTGGCCCAAGGGCAGCTTATCagccgtggccgtggcagcCAGCTTTTGCAACAATGTGACCATGTCCCCCCCACCTCTCTACCGACAGAAAGAGCCAAGGAAGAGGGAATGAAGCGTGCAACAATTCGGAGAATCCTTCCCTTTTTGGCGGCGCAGCTGTTCCGTGTAGCGCCACAACCTTAGAAAGTTTCTAACGAGCAACCAGCCCCAAGACCACCCACCCACGCTTCTTCCCATGTTGCACGCTGTTGCCTGATGGCTGTTGCCTCATGGCCCGTTATTGTTACTGTTTAGGCGGCAAACAACATGTGCGGTTGTCATAAATTTAACGCCAAAGGAGCATTTTAAGCACTCAGACAGCACAAGTACAAGCAGTGGGGAGACGGGGCACTTTGTCGTCTAATTACTCTCAGGGCAAACTTTCGAGCAGCAGTCCCCCTGTGCTGGATGTTTGTATGTGCAGTGTAGGGCTAACTGAAAACTTTGACGAGCCACCggaaatgtttaattaattacacaatggaaaatgcaatatGCAGATGCTGCGTGAAAagtattttcatatttaaatgctCGCATTCGAGTACATATTTGAAATTGTCAATTGTGTGTATATTGCGGAggtggaaataaataaacgggatttatttattcaattaaatgttaaaaaacGTGCTGCCAGGATGTGTTATTGCATTATCGATGGGGGTTCGGGGCCCCAGTAAAATATGGTACACATGtctgatttattttatttctccctctctccctatTATATCTTTGTGCAGAAG from Drosophila subobscura isolate 14011-0131.10 chromosome O, UCBerk_Dsub_1.0, whole genome shotgun sequence encodes:
- the LOC117896571 gene encoding uncharacterized protein LOC117896571 translates to MKQTDRSTQPNAAFAESYAETSSVRLLRIPRAAPSIENYGFHLTRSKWDPYPWVCEVATGTPAALCGLQTGDCVLEVNGVDVLGMRVADVATIVRSQKDCVTILCWNSGCEKDCDKNSICCAPMPTSLRRLSTVLESILRLVECPICNLTITPPAMQCQNGHVLCVDCRIRAERCPVCRDFYTPRRALLAEQIYLTIANAFEMCRSEDKLRQKLFAGITKVPAVPQPTKTLADRSIWRKRRPLLPTHKFLTRLLDGRSDPLENLFESNAATLLRTNFTDNFNASNETIQSAGPTGPTEPTETPSATMARTTTMHPSHDEISGHLSLSTNDLRHATVKLKGQPNGESNVQAEDHGEQESGSSHSSISISICSLPTRPQSDSLLFIGKSRPSAQNEYTPANVNESSSTLQLAAPPSVTLSKCGTDLPSEVVQTKPASLLYCRPGECECECACTLRFDDELKLELEQDKDQQKQKQKHQRENCCYKSAFRLL